The DNA window AGGGAAACGGCGACGACCTCGCCCTGCCCGCGCTTCTCCTTGATCCGAAGCCCCTCCTCGAGCGCGTACTCGTCATAGGGGGAGACGATCCAGGTGATGCCGGCCGTATCGATGGCCTTGGGGTCCGACCCGATCTTGACCTGGGTCGCCGTGTCCGGCACCTGCTTGATCATCACGAGAATCTTCATGCAGTGGCGCTCCTGTCGTAGTGGAGTTGGCGCGTGATCCGGAAGCGGTCGCCGGGAATGAACACCCGGTCGTACACGATGGGGCGCGATTCGGCGTCGGTCGAGACGCGGTCGGAGCGGAAGCAGGGCACGCCGGGCGCGCAGCCGAGCTCGCGCGCCGCGCGGGCCGGCAGCGTCTCGGCGGAGACGGTCTCACGCGCGCCGGTGATCTCGATGCCGAGCTTGAAAGCCAGCACCTGGCGGAGCGGTGTGACCGCGAGGTCGGCCTTCGCCACCTCCTCGCCGAGCGCCGCGGGCAGGTGCGAGACCTGGAAGCTCGTGGGGTGCCCGTCCACCAGCCTCAACCGCTCGAGCACGAAGACGCGGGCGCCGGGCTCGAGCGCGAGCTCGCGCGCCGCGTGCCGGTCGGTCCGGGCGCGCTGGGTGCGGAGGAAGCGCGTGGAGACGTTCTCGCCGACCGCGGTGAGATCGCCGGCGAAGGCGCGGAAGTGCAGGATGTCGTAGTCGACTGACGGCGCCGCCACGAAGGTGCCGAGGCCGTGCCGCCGCGTGATCAGGCCGTCTCGTTCCAGCACCTCGAGCGCCTGGCGGAGGGTCATGAGGGTGACGCCGAAGTCCATCGCCAAGCGGCGCTGGTTGTCGAGGCGCTCGCCAGGGCCGATGCGGCCCGCACTGATCTTGTCGCGCAGGGCTTCCGCGATCTGGTGGTACCGGGGCACGCGGCTCCGCACGGCGCCTCCTTAAAAGTCGCGAGTGTTCTAGAACTCTGGCGGCCGCTCGGCTCCCACGTCGAGCTTCGGGACGGGATTCCAGTCAGGCCGGACAGGCAGTTACGGCAACCGGAGGAATTGTACCCGGGGGCCTGGACCCCGGTCAAGGGGCGCCCGAGAGGGCGCTATTCGCTGCCCAGGCGCTGTGAGAGGGCGACCAGGCCCACCAGCCTGGCGGCGGCCGCTCCCGAATCGATGGACTGCGCGGCCAGCGCCACGCCTTCCTTGAAATCGCGCGCCTTGCCGCCCACCACGAGGGCAGCCGCCGCGTTCATC is part of the Candidatus Methylomirabilota bacterium genome and encodes:
- a CDS encoding GntR family transcriptional regulator, whose amino-acid sequence is MRSRVPRYHQIAEALRDKISAGRIGPGERLDNQRRLAMDFGVTLMTLRQALEVLERDGLITRRHGLGTFVAAPSVDYDILHFRAFAGDLTAVGENVSTRFLRTQRARTDRHAARELALEPGARVFVLERLRLVDGHPTSFQVSHLPAALGEEVAKADLAVTPLRQVLAFKLGIEITGARETVSAETLPARAARELGCAPGVPCFRSDRVSTDAESRPIVYDRVFIPGDRFRITRQLHYDRSATA